The Candidatus Eremiobacteraceae bacterium DNA window ACTACGCGCGGTCGTTCGACGAGTTCGACGGCAAGCGCGTCGTGATCGTCGGCGGCGGCGATTCGGCCGTCGATTACGCGCTCGCGCTCCTGCCGCGCGCGAAGGGCGTCACCGTCGTCCATCGCTCTGCGTTCCGCGCGCACGCGTCGACGGTCGATAAACTGCGAGCCTCGTCGGCGAGGATCCACCAGCCCGACTGCGAGGTCGACATCGTCCACGGCGACGGCCGCGTCGAAGCGGTGACCATCGTCAACAAGAAGACGAAAGAGACGACGCGCGAGGACTGCGACTCGATCCTGTGCGCGCTCGGCTTCGTGTCGGATCTCGGGGCCGTTAAAGAATGGGGCATCGAGGTCGAGGGCAACGGCATCGTCGTCAACACGGCGACTCAGGAGACGAGCGTCAAAGGTATCTACGCCGCGGGCGACGTCATCGCACACGACGGCAAGCTCAAGCTCATCGCATGCGGTACGTCAGAAGCTGCGATCGCCGTCAATCAGGCGATGCACTACATCAATCCGGCGGACAAAGTGCACCCGATCCACTCGAGCAACCTGACGCTCCCGATCACAGCGACGCTGACCGACGTACGCTAACCTAATGCGTGTAGCGGTCGAGCTTCAGCTCGACCGGAGGCGACATGGCACCTGGACGGGCCGCGGCGGTCGACCGTAAAGGTCGACCGCTCCATTTGTCTTCTAGGAATTCGGCGTCGGGGGCGGAGGCGGTGCCGACGTCGGCACGGCCGTAGCGGTCGCTGAGCCGCGCAACAGGTCGTAGAAACGGACGACGACGAGCGCGCCGAACGCACTGAGCAGTCCGTTGATCGCGAGCGAGATGATCACACCGAGAATCGGTATGGCGTGGAGGATCCCATTCACGACCGCGGCGACAATAGCCACCAAGACGATGCCGATAAACGCGGCGAAGGTCGCCCCGACGTTCTTCGTCGCCATGTTCCACGATGTGCCCATCGCCTGAAAAGCTGATTCGCCGCCGACGATGATCGCCGGCAAGACGTACAGCATGAGGAACAGGAGGATGAGCGGTCCGACGAAGGTGATGGCGATGACGGCGCAGATGATGAGGAGCACGATCGCAGCGACGACGAGGTCGCCCAACTTGCTCAGCGCGCGGCTAAAGCCGCCTGAGATATCGGCGACGCCCGTGCTCCACGCGGATTCCGCCGCTGCGACGGTCGCGCCGTCCGCGATGAGCGTTATCACGAAAGCCACAAGTCCGGCGACGCCGAAGAACGGGAGCGAAGCGGCGAGGACGGTCCAAAGCGCCATCGGGTTGCTCTGGAGTGACCCTAGGGACGCCAACAGCGCCGAACCGCCGACGACGATCGCGACTATGGCGAAAAGCGCAAAGCAGATGAGCAACGCTACGAGCGGGATCGCCGCCAGCGCGTAGTTCTTGAAGAGGACTGAGAAGGCCGACTGCAGTTCGGCAATCGGATCGAATTGTCGGGCGATCATGAACGCCTCCGAGAATGGACGCGAGTGCCTACTATGAGTACAGGCGCGCGAGACTCCCCGTGCAGTTCCCGCAGGCGCCCGGGAAACCCTTAGCCCGCCGCAGAACGCTAGAACTCCCAATTTCACTCTCGGAG harbors:
- a CDS encoding NAD(P)/FAD-dependent oxidoreductase — its product is METFDITVIGGGPSGLFALFYAGMRGARAKVIDVLPELGGQLYALYPEKYIYDMPGFPAIVAQDLVKGCVDQAFQWPHAKCMEERVTNISRQDDGAFKIVTDKAEHLTKAVVITTGIGAFRPRKLAAATAEAFEGKGVQYYARSFDEFDGKRVVIVGGGDSAVDYALALLPRAKGVTVVHRSAFRAHASTVDKLRASSARIHQPDCEVDIVHGDGRVEAVTIVNKKTKETTREDCDSILCALGFVSDLGAVKEWGIEVEGNGIVVNTATQETSVKGIYAAGDVIAHDGKLKLIACGTSEAAIAVNQAMHYINPADKVHPIHSSNLTLPITATLTDVR